A region of Rhodohalobacter barkolensis DNA encodes the following proteins:
- a CDS encoding alanine dehydrogenase gives MKTKSARSLKIGLPKETSNDERRISLTPGGVSILVANGHEIYVEKNAGADAHFSDNEYAEAGAEIAHSAEELFKKSEMIVKVAPPTKTELGWMQPNQILLSALHLGHTTPDFLNSLIKKGVCAIGYEYIKSRDNEFPIVRMMHEITGSMAVQIAAHYLENSSDGQGIMLGGISGIPPATVAILGAGITGEYAARTALGYGAQVFVMDNDLAMLRRLENSFDRRIITATANHQYLSTALDFADVVIGAAMTEGERAPCWVTDPMVQSMKSGSVIVDTVIDQGGCISTSVPTTHSNPVFKKYDVVHYCVPNIPSNVARTATYALNNVIVPYLVDLGDAGGIEECLWNNTALRNGAYIYKKHLTKKGLAEQFEMPYRDIEMLIASQI, from the coding sequence ATGAAGACCAAATCAGCCCGTTCACTGAAAATCGGTCTGCCTAAAGAAACTTCAAATGATGAGCGGCGAATTTCTCTTACTCCCGGAGGTGTCTCCATTCTTGTGGCAAATGGCCATGAAATTTATGTTGAAAAAAATGCAGGAGCAGATGCACACTTTTCAGATAATGAATATGCCGAAGCCGGTGCAGAAATCGCTCATAGCGCAGAAGAACTTTTCAAAAAGTCTGAAATGATCGTAAAGGTGGCACCTCCCACCAAAACTGAACTTGGCTGGATGCAGCCAAATCAGATTTTACTGTCAGCCCTTCATCTTGGCCACACTACGCCCGATTTTTTGAATTCACTCATTAAGAAAGGAGTCTGCGCCATCGGATATGAGTACATTAAAAGCCGCGACAATGAGTTCCCGATTGTTCGGATGATGCACGAAATTACGGGATCAATGGCTGTTCAGATCGCTGCACACTATTTAGAAAATAGCAGCGACGGACAGGGAATTATGTTAGGAGGCATTTCCGGAATTCCGCCGGCAACCGTCGCCATTTTAGGTGCCGGAATTACCGGAGAGTATGCTGCCCGAACCGCTCTCGGTTACGGAGCACAGGTTTTTGTGATGGATAACGATCTCGCCATGCTTCGCCGTCTCGAAAATTCTTTTGATCGACGAATTATTACCGCTACGGCAAATCATCAATATCTCTCCACCGCTTTGGATTTTGCTGATGTAGTAATTGGCGCTGCCATGACAGAAGGTGAACGTGCACCCTGCTGGGTGACAGACCCGATGGTTCAATCTATGAAATCGGGCAGTGTAATTGTCGATACCGTTATCGACCAGGGCGGATGCATTTCTACCAGCGTACCGACTACACACTCCAATCCGGTTTTTAAAAAATATGATGTGGTTCACTACTGTGTTCCCAATATTCCATCCAACGTAGCCCGCACAGCCACGTACGCACTAAACAACGTAATCGTCCCCTACCTTGTTGATTTGGGAGACGCAGGAGGCATTGAGGAGTGTTTATGGAATAATACAGCTCTTCGGAATGGCGCCTATATTTACAAAAAGCACCTGACGAAAAAAGGCCTTGCCGAACAGTTTGAAATGCCGTACCGGGATATCGAAATGCTAATTGCGAGCCAGATTTAA